The following proteins come from a genomic window of Ictidomys tridecemlineatus isolate mIctTri1 chromosome 9, mIctTri1.hap1, whole genome shotgun sequence:
- the Pabpc4l gene encoding polyadenylate-binding protein 4-like, whose protein sequence is MDVEAKYRMASLYVGDLHVDVTEDLLFRKFSAVGPVLSIRICRDAVTRLSLGYAYVNFLQLADAQKALDTMNFDTIKGKSIRLMWSQRDAHLRKSGVGNVFIKNLDKSIDNKTLHEHFSAFGKILSSKVMSDDQGSKGYGFVHFQNQSAAEKAIEEMNGKLLKDCRVFVGRFKNRKEREAELRSKASSEFTNVYIKNFGDDMDDERLKEVFSKYGHPLSVKVMRDASGKSKGFGFVSFESHQAAQKAVEEMNGKDINGQPVFVGRAQKKGERQAELKEMFEQKKKERIRGRQGVKLYIKNLDDSIDDEKLRKEFSSFGSINRVKVMQEEGQSKGFGLICFSSSEEALAAMAEMNGRILGSKALNIALAQKHN, encoded by the coding sequence ATGGATGTAGAAGCCAAGTACCGCATGGCCTCCTTGTACGTGGGTGACCTGCACGTAGATGTCACCGAGGACCTATTGTTCAGGAAGTTCAGTGCGGTGGGCCCTGTGCTGTCCATCCGCATCTGCAGGGACGCGGTCACCCGCCTCTCTCTGGGCTATGCTTACGTGAACTTCCTGCAGTTGGCCGATGCCCAGAAGGCTCTAGACACCATGAACTTTGACACGATAAAAGGCAAATCCATCCGTCTCATGTGGTCTCAAAGGGATGCCCACCTAAGGAAATCTGGAGTTGGGAATGTGTTCATCAAAAACCTGGACAAATCCATAGATAACAAGACGCTGCACGAACATTTTTCAGCTTTTGGAAAGATCCTTTCCTCCAAGGTGATGAGTGATGACCAAGGCTCCAAGGGTTACGGCTTCGTGCACTTTCAGAACCAGAGCGCGGCCGAGAAGGCCATCGAGGAGATGAACGGGAAGCTGCTCAAAGACTGCAGGGTGTTTGTGGGCAGATTCAAAAACCGCAAGGAGCGCGAGGCCGAGCTCAGAAGCAAAGCCTCCAGCGAATTCACCAACGTTTACATCAAAAACTTTGGGGATGACATGGATGATGAGAGACTGAAGGAGGTTTTCAGCAAGTATGGCCACCCCCTGAGTGTGAAGGTGATGAGAGACGCCAGCGGGAAATCCAAAGGCTTCGGCTTCGTGAGCTTCGAGAGCCACCAGGCTGCCCAAAAGGCAGTTGAAGAAATGAACGGAAAGGACATAAACGGGCAGCCGGTTTTTGTGGGCAGGGcacaaaagaaaggagagaggcaGGCTGAGCTAAAGGAAATGTTTgagcagaagaaaaaggaaagaatccGTGGACGCCAGGGGGTAAAACTGTACATTAAGAATCTGGACGATTCCATCGATGATGAGAAGCTACGGAAGGAGTTTTCTTCTTTTGGATCCATTAACAGAGTGAAGGTAATGCAGGAGGAAGGGCAGAGCAAGGGGTTCGGCCTCATCTGCTTCTCCTCCTCCGAGGAGGCCCTCGCAGCCATGGCTGAGATGAATGGCCGCATCTTGGGCTCCAAAGCCCTGAACATTGCCCTGGCCCAGAAGCATAACTGA